One segment of Synchiropus splendidus isolate RoL2022-P1 chromosome 4, RoL_Sspl_1.0, whole genome shotgun sequence DNA contains the following:
- the rerg gene encoding ras-related and estrogen-regulated growth inhibitor — protein sequence MAKSPEVKLAVFGRAGVGKSALVVRLLTRRFIWEYDPTLESTYRHQANIDDEVVTMEILDTAGQEDNQQREGHMRWGDGFIIVYDITDRGSFEEVAPLRHFMEEVKKPKNVPLVLIGNKSDLDHVRQVGTDEGERLAAEMACAFYECSACADEGGVVAEAFHEVCREVRRRKAVQGKARRRSSTTHVKQAINKMLTKISS from the exons ATGGCTAAGAGCCCAGAGGTGAAGCTGGCTGTATTTGGCAGGGCTGGAGTTGGCAAGTCTG CTTTGGTGGTGAGATTGCTGACCAGGAGATTCATCTGGGAGTATGACCCAACACTCG AATCCACATACCGACACCAGGCCAACATAGACGACGAGGTGGTCACCATGGAGATCCTGGACACTGCGGGGCAG GAGGACAACCAGCAGAGGGAAGGTCACATGCGCTGGGGCGATGGATTCATCATTGTCTACGACATCACAGACCGAGGAAGCTTCGAGGAGGTGGCCCCGTTGCGGCACTTTATGGAAGAAGTGAAGAAGCCCAAGAATGTGCCTCTAGTCCTCATCGGAAACAAGTCCGACCTGGACCACGTGCGACAGGTCGGTACAGATGAAGGCGAGCGCCTGGCTGCAGAAATGGCCTGCGCCTTCTACGAGTGTTCGGCGTGCGCAGACGAGGGGGGCGTGGTGGCCGAGGCTTTCCACGAGGTCTGCAGGGAGGTGCGGCGCCGCAAGGCAGTGCAGGGGAAAGCCCGACGTCGCAGCTCCACTACGCACGTCAAGCAAGCCATCAACAAGATGCTGACCAAGATCAGCAGCTAg
- the aldh1l2 gene encoding mitochondrial 10-formyltetrahydrofolate dehydrogenase, producing the protein MLWTAGQVFRRFSTSSHYYQNKLKLAIIGQSLFGQEVYSNLRKQGHKVVGVFTVPDKDGKADPLAVAAEKDGTPVFKFPRWRVKGKPIAEVVEAYKSVGAELNVMPFCSQFIPMNIIDHPKHGSIIYHPSILPLHRGASAINWTLINGDKKAGFTVFWADDGLDTGPILLQRECTVEPNDNVDSLYNRFLFPEGIKGMVQSVQLIADGAAPRVPQSEEGASYEGIQKKSNAKVDMAQPALSIHNWIRGHDKVPGAWAVIGGQPVTLYGSSMLGGSVPAGHPLEIEGASQPALVTKNGLVLYGTDGKALLVKNLQFEDGKMIPASKYFSSGESSSVELTEEERKMAEEIRNIWKGILSNVAAIEDTTDFFKSGAASMDVVRLVEEVKQKCAGVQLQTEDVYMATTFQDFIQMFVRRLRGEDQEEELEVDYATKDINNMTVKMPHQCFINGKFEDAENEKTYDTIDPTDGSVICKVSYASVGDVDRAVAAAKEAFENGPWGRMNPRDRGSLLYKLADLMEAHQEELATIESMDSGAVYTLALKTHVGMSIQTFRYFAGWCDKIQGKTIPINQARPNRNLTFTKKEPLGVCAIVIPWNYPLMMLAWKSAACLAAGNTLVLKPAQVTPLTALKFAELSVKAGIPKGVINILPGSGGMVGQRLSDHPDIRKLGFTGSTPIGKQIMKSCALSNLKKVSLELGGKSPLIIFNDCDMDKAVRMGMSSVFFNKGENCIAAGRLFVEESIHDEFITMVVNEIKKMKIGDPLDRSTDHGPQNHKAHLDKLLEYCEVGVKEGATLVCGGRQVDRPGFFMEPTVFTDVEDHMFIAKEESFGPVMVVSKFKDGDVEGVLRRANDTEYGLASGVFTRDINKAMYVSERLEAGTVFVNTYNKTDVASPFGGFKQSGFGKDLGEDALSEYLKTKAVTVEY; encoded by the exons ATGTTGTGGACCGCCGGCCAGGTCTTCCGAAGGTTTTCCACCTCGTCC CATTACTACCAGAACAAGCTGAAACTAGCCATCATTGGTCAAAGCTTGTTTGGACAGGAAGTCTACAGCAACCTGAGGAAACAAGGTCACAAAGTGGTGGGAGTGTTCACAGTTCCAGACAAAGATGGAAAAGCGGACCCCCTTG CGGTGGCGGCGGAGAAGGACGGCACTCCGGTGTTCAAGTTCCCTCGGTGGCGGGTCAAGGGAAAGCCCATCGCCGAGGTGGTGGAGGCATACAAGTCGGTGGGCGCGGAGCTGAACGTCATGCCTTTCTGCTCCCAGTTCATCCCCATGAACATCATTGACCACCCCAAACACGGCTCCATCATTTACCACCCGTCCATCCTGCCGCTGCACCGAGGAGCCTCTGCCATCAACTG GACTCTTATTAACGGGGACAAGAAAGCTGGATTCACTGTGTTCTGGGCTGACGATGGTCTGGACACAGGACCTATTCTCCTCCAGAGAGAGTGCACTGTTGAACCCAACGACAACGTGGACTCGCTCTACAACCGCTTCCTCTTCCCTGAAGGCATCAAGGGCATG GTGCAGTCGGTACAGCTCATTGCTGACGGAGCAGCTCCACGAGTTCCACAGTCGGAGGAAGGAGCAAGTTATGAAGGCATCCAGAAGAAGTCCAATGCCAAG GTCGACATGGCCCAGCCGGCACTCTCCATCCATAACTGGATACGTGGCCATGACAAAGTCCCCGGAGCGTGGGCCGTCATCGGTGGGCAG CCGGTCACTTTGTATGGCTCGTCCATGCTGGGTGGGTCAGTACCAGCTGGTCACCCACTTGAAATTGAAGGAGCATCCCAGCCGGCTCTGGTTACCAAGAACGGACTGGTCCTGTATGGAACTGATGGGAAAGCT CTTCTGGTGAAGAATCTGCAGTTTGAAGACGGAAAGATGATTCCTGCATCCAAATACTTCTCATCAGGAGAGAGCTCCAGCGTGGAgctgactgaggaggagaggaagatggcGGAAGAGATCAGG AACATCTGGAAGGGGATCCTCAGCAATGTGGCTGCTATCGAGGACACCACCGACTTCTTCAAGTCAGGAGCCGCTTCCATGGATGTGGTCAG actggtggaggaggtgaagcagaAGTGTGCAGGTGTCCAGCTGCAGACGGAGGATGTCTACATGGCAACCACCTTCCAGGACTTCATCCAGATGTTCGTGCGCAGGCTGAGAGGAGAagaccaggaggaggagctggaagtCGACTAT GCAACCAAAGATATAAACAACATGACTGTGAAAATGCCGCATCAGTGTTTCATCAATGGCAAGTTTGAAGATGCTGAGAACGAAAAAACCTACGACACCATTGACCCAACAGACGGATCG GTGATTTGTAAGGTGTCATATGCCTCGGTGGGAGACGTGGATCGGGCTGTGGCCGCGGCCAAGGAGGCTTTTGAAAATGGGCCCTGGGGCAGGATGAACCCCAGAGACAGAGGAAGTCTGCTGTACAA GCTTGCTGACCTGATGGAGGCGCACCAGGAGGAGCTCGCCACCATTGAGTCCATGGACTCGGGCGCGGTCTACACGCTTGCCCTGAAGACCCATGTGGGGATGTCCATCCAGACATTCCGGTACTTTGCTGGATGGTGTGACAAAATCCAG GGCAAGACAATCCCCATTAACCAGGCCAGGCCAAATCGCAATCTGACCTTCACCAAGAAAGAGCCGCTCGG TGTGTGTGCCATTGTCATCCCCTGGAACTACCCTCTGATGATGTTGGCCTGGAAGAGCGCTGCCTGTCTGGCAGCCGGAAACACACTGGTTCTAAAACCTGCACAG GTCACTCCGTTGACAGCTTTGAAATTTGCTGAGCTGTCTGTGAAAGCTGGTATTCCTAAAGGAGTCATCAATATTCTACCTGGCTCAG GTGGCATGGTGGGACAGCGCCTGTCAGACCACCCTGACATCCGCAAACTGGGTTTCACTGGCTCGACTCCCATCGGCAAGCAGATCATGAAAAG TTGTGCACTCAGCAACCTGAAGAAAGTTTCTCTGGAGCTCGGAGGGAAGTCGCCACTCATCATCTTCAACGACTGCGACATGGACAAGGCCGTTCGCATG GGCATGAGCTCAGTCTTCTTCAACAAGGGCGAAAACTGCATCGCGGCCGGTCGTTTGTTTGTGGAGGAATCGATTCACGACGAGTTCATCACCATGGTG GTGAATGAGATCAAGAAGATGAAGATCGGCGACCCCCTGGATCGCTCCACAGACCACGGCCCTCAGAACCACAAGGCCCACCTGGACAAGCTGCTGGAGTACTGCGAGGTGGGAGTGAAGGAGGGAGCCACGCTGGTGTGTGGTGGTCGACAGGTGGACCGGCCAG GGTTCTTCATGGAGCCCACTGTCTTCACTGACGTGGAGGACCACATGTTTATCGCCAAGGAAGAGTCGTTCGGCCCTGTCATGGTCGTGTCCAAATTCAAAGATGG AGACGTGGAGGGTGTTTTACGGAGAGCCAACGATACAGAGTACGGTCTGGCGTCGGGAGTCTTCACTCGGGACATCAACAAGGCCATGTACGTGAGTGAGCGGCTGGAGGCAGGAACAGTATTTGTCAACACATACAACAAGACAGATGTGGCGTCGCCATTTGGAGGATTCAAGCAGTCTGGTTTCGGCAAAGACCTCG GAGAGGACGCTCTTTCGGAATACCTCAAGACAAAAGCTGTAACGGTGGAGTACTGA